The following is a genomic window from Sutcliffiella horikoshii.
AGGTAAATGTCTTGTTGTCCTGCTTGGATTGGAATTAATTCCGTTAGAGGCTTATGGGTAATGACCACCCCTGCAGCATGTGTGGAGGAATGTCGTGGAAGCCCCTCAATTTTTTGCGCTGTTTGAAAGGCACGCTTTCTTTCCTTTGTCTCGTTAATCGCGCTTTGCAATTTATCATTCTCTTGATATGCCGCTTCAAGGGTAATTCCTGGTCGCGATGGAATCATCTTAGAAATCATCTCCAGCTCTTTCCCCGATAGGTTTAAGGCTTTTGCAACATCACGCCAAGCAGCCTTTGCAGCCAACGTACCAAATGTGATGATTTGGGCAACATGAAGCTGACCGTACTTTTCAGCCACATAACGGATGACTTCATCTCGCTTATTATCTTGAAAATCAATATCAATATCGGGCATCGTAATCCGTTCAGGATTAAGGAATCTTTCAAACAACAGGTCATGCTCTATCGGGTCCACATCCGTAATAAAAAGGGAATAAGCGACCAATGAACCTGCGGCGGAACCACGTCCAGGACCGGTCAAGATCCCTGCATTCCGTGCATAATACATAAAGTCCCAGACAATTAAGAAGTAGTCACTGAACTTCATCCCTTTAATGACTTGAATTTCATATGTCAGGCGGTCTTTATATTCAGAAGATGGTTCTCCGATTCTCTTATGCAGCCCTTCCCAACAGACTTTCTCTAAATAGTCGTCTGCATTTTCCCCCTCCGGCACCGGATAACTTGGAAGAGCCGCTTGTCCAAACTCCAGTTCCACATGACATTGGTTACTGATCTTCCATGTATTCTCCAACGCATCCGGAATATCTTCAAACAACTGTGTCATTTCATTTGTTGCCCTTAAATAATCAGGCGCCTCTTTTGGCAGGGATTCCAGTTTAGTGCCCTGTTTAATGTTGCGTAAACACTCATAAACAAAGACATCTTCCTGGAGAAGATAATGCACCTTGCTCAAGGCCACGATCGGTAACTCACTATGCCGTTTTCGGGTCGTTTCAGATCGTTCCCGTGACTCGGCGGAATTTCGATCAATCCCAAGATACACGCTATCTTGCTCGAACATTTCCAGGTAAGCTTCCGCGGTTTGTCCTTCATTTTGCGCAAGTTCAGATTCAGAGCCAGATAATATCGCAATCAGCCCTTTTGTATAATGCTTCAGCCATCTTTTCGGAACCCCTTGTGTCGATTTGGTCTGAACCACACTCGATAACTTCATAAGGTTCGTAAATCCATGGTTATTTTTCGCCAAAAGAATGACAGGATATCTTGACTCCTCGTCTTCCTCATCTGATAGGACCGATAGCGTCAGCCCGATGATCGGCTTGATGTTTGCCGCTTTACAAGCTTTGTAAAAATCGACGGCCCCGTACATCACATCTTCATCTGTAAGCGCAAGGGAACTTAAACCAAGCTCATTGGCACGTTCAACAAGCTTAGAAAAACGGACAGAACTGTTCAGCAGACTGTAACTGCTTTTTATATGTAAATGAACTACACTCATTAATCATCACACCTTATTTAACGCTTCCATTTTATATATTCATTATAGGGGCTATTGAGTTCCAAACACAATGAAGAAACTTCTCCATTAACATCACATACTTACCACATCCTGTCCATATATATGAATAAGGACAGAAAGGATGATGAAAATGGACGTAAAAGATCCATTCGTCGCTACCCTTATTTTCAGTTTTTTCATTGCTGTCGGGGTAATACTTGGAGGAGCAATCATTGGCGGAATTGCCGCTTTTCTAGTAGGGGACCCACCTTTGACTAGAATGTGGAGCTTGGCCAAAAGTTTGAAGATATGGGCAATCGTCGCTGCCATTGGA
Proteins encoded in this region:
- a CDS encoding YtrH family sporulation protein; the protein is MDVKDPFVATLIFSFFIAVGVILGGAIIGGIAAFLVGDPPLTRMWSLAKSLKIWAIVAAIGGTFDTFYNLEKGLFNGETKFLVKQLLLIISATGGAQTGALIISWLTQETL